One region of Chryseobacterium muglaense genomic DNA includes:
- a CDS encoding GmrSD restriction endonuclease domain-containing protein, which yields MKKTLYTFWHLINECTIQIPTIQRDYTYGREGAKEISTKLINSILQSLQGEGNSLHLDFVYGKKVGIENFTALERNKSSIDTLLLSLKNYAENLNIAVDFNTQQKQSSAAEVITFIPLDGQQRLTTLFLIYWYIANFLKDKESKRILQRFKYATRSSSKEFLQFLTHYENCFDYDCNSLIDNIQNHEEFFSKWTKDPTVLSMLFVLNEINKQFDEKNIEPKDAWKKLTKQEIITFDFFDLDDFELTDELYLKMNARGKKLTHFENYKAWLQKNYTDKIQITDWKKKFDLGWNDLFWNEKALGDSKIDTAYLQFFKNMFLGDYLMNEDISEKDENIDLLRLNADFNPVSLFEKNKNFRDNITDYFEVLEYFSMTNLNAKINPLYNEIENINKFLFSKNVGLTWWHTTLYFAITRYIIENKNNLTYLNQWIRVISNLIYNTPIESPKLFKEAAQSILELLEKVGDLNVYEVIEKLNNTDIGFFNEKQKEEEIIKAQKIVNEPQNSWESTLIDLEKHNYFYGQVGFIFKLNESEEFTIFKENSLKAKQLFSEKIMKNPDYILFRSLLTYGNCFFKSGNTLTYPSNVRGTLRNRNENWRRFIDSKFNYVKNVIDETNLDEDIEQQLNNLIQNYDSTLTNRVKLIMNSELLKYPENNHIRVYDKGFYLLSKTRIYGFFKEVFTYDWYILNRIYCSNNSIEYVNGKGEDSNPGLFIKKINKKIIIDAKSLKYKFEEEDNLFDTVDEILKQNAYAMTN from the coding sequence ATGAAAAAAACACTCTACACTTTTTGGCATTTAATAAATGAATGTACAATTCAAATTCCCACGATACAAAGAGATTACACTTACGGAAGAGAGGGTGCTAAGGAAATCAGTACTAAACTAATTAACTCTATATTACAATCATTACAAGGTGAAGGAAATTCTTTGCATCTTGATTTTGTCTATGGTAAAAAGGTAGGAATTGAGAATTTCACAGCTCTCGAAAGAAATAAATCAAGTATTGATACCTTATTGCTCTCACTTAAAAATTATGCCGAAAATTTGAACATTGCTGTAGATTTTAATACGCAACAAAAGCAAAGTTCTGCAGCAGAGGTAATAACTTTCATTCCTTTAGATGGGCAACAAAGGTTAACTACACTTTTTCTAATATATTGGTACATAGCTAATTTTCTGAAAGATAAAGAATCAAAGCGAATACTTCAGCGATTTAAGTACGCAACAAGATCCAGTTCTAAAGAATTTTTGCAATTTTTAACTCATTATGAAAATTGTTTTGATTATGATTGTAATAGTCTGATAGATAATATTCAGAATCACGAAGAATTTTTCTCAAAATGGACAAAAGACCCTACGGTTCTCAGTATGCTTTTTGTATTAAATGAAATAAATAAGCAATTCGACGAAAAAAATATCGAACCCAAAGATGCTTGGAAGAAGTTAACAAAGCAAGAAATTATCACTTTTGATTTTTTTGATTTAGATGATTTTGAATTAACTGATGAACTATACCTAAAAATGAATGCAAGAGGTAAAAAACTCACGCATTTCGAAAATTATAAAGCTTGGCTTCAAAAAAATTACACTGACAAAATACAAATAACAGATTGGAAAAAGAAGTTCGACTTAGGATGGAATGATTTGTTTTGGAATGAAAAAGCCTTAGGAGATTCTAAAATAGACACTGCTTATTTACAGTTTTTTAAAAATATGTTTTTAGGAGATTATCTGATGAATGAAGATATTTCTGAAAAAGATGAAAATATCGATTTGCTGAGGCTAAATGCTGATTTTAATCCTGTTTCGTTATTTGAGAAAAATAAAAATTTTAGAGATAATATCACAGATTATTTTGAAGTATTGGAATATTTTAGCATGACAAACTTAAATGCTAAAATAAACCCTCTTTACAATGAAATAGAAAATATAAATAAATTTCTCTTTTCAAAAAATGTTGGTTTGACTTGGTGGCACACAACTTTATATTTTGCAATAACGAGATATATTATCGAAAATAAAAACAATCTTACTTATTTAAATCAGTGGATTAGAGTGATTTCAAATCTTATATATAATACACCAATTGAATCACCAAAATTATTTAAAGAAGCAGCTCAGAGTATTTTAGAATTGCTAGAGAAAGTAGGCGATTTAAATGTTTATGAAGTAATAGAAAAGCTAAACAATACAGACATTGGCTTCTTTAACGAGAAACAAAAAGAAGAAGAAATTATTAAAGCTCAAAAAATAGTAAACGAACCTCAAAACAGTTGGGAGAGCACGTTAATAGATCTAGAAAAACATAATTATTTTTATGGTCAGGTAGGATTTATTTTCAAATTAAACGAATCCGAAGAATTCACTATTTTTAAGGAAAACTCTCTAAAAGCAAAACAATTATTTTCAGAAAAAATAATGAAAAATCCAGATTATATACTGTTTAGGAGTTTATTAACCTACGGAAATTGCTTTTTTAAAAGTGGTAATACTTTAACTTATCCATCAAATGTACGAGGAACTTTAAGAAATAGAAATGAAAATTGGAGAAGGTTTATCGACTCTAAATTTAATTATGTAAAGAATGTTATTGATGAAACAAATTTAGATGAAGACATAGAACAGCAACTCAATAATTTAATTCAAAATTATGATTCAACTTTAACTAATCGTGTTAAATTGATAATGAATTCAGAATTACTTAAATATCCCGAAAATAATCATATACGAGTTTATGACAAAGGCTTTTACCTTCTTAGCAAAACAAGAATTTATGGTTTTTTTAAAGAGGTATTTACTTATGATTGGTATATTTTAAATAGAATTTATTGTAGTAACAATTCGATTGAGTATGTAAATGGGAAAGGAGAAGATAGTAATCCAGGACTATTTATAAAAAAAATAAATAAAAAAATTATTATTGATGCAAAATCTTTGAAATATAAATTTGAAGAAGAAGATAATCTATTTGACACTGTAGACGAAATCTTAAAACAAAATGCATATGCCATGACAAACTAA
- a CDS encoding DUF262 domain-containing protein translates to MREKNNIAFIPINQLKDKHFVVKEYQRGYKWESEQILALLKDIHYHKTGKYSLQPLITDEKTEGIELIDGQQRVTTIYLLLFFLGEREYFSIDYQTRKASQSFIAEKIDEMHSALTENKGWETFISEINIDHCLNYNNVDIFHFYLVYTEIFQWFNDKSEVFKDDFKSKILNQVNIIWYDIKNNEKTLNAEDVFLNLNAGKIPLTNSELIKALFILDVQNRFQNDIASLKTAELATEWDNIENQLHEPDFWYFICDHDYYKNLDTRIDLVIDLTNKIIPKKDWDGMDAYRYYEKEFFEEKQLKWESIKQTFNKLNEWYRDKQLYHFVGYIIVTRLRKLSEVIKLSRGKSKIDFKNELIDIIKDELKRTKNVEDNKLKQIYDIDTINYEDDRVECQNLLLLLNVQYFLNNSSHNKFPFDLYKSEFWSVEHINPQNPKDFKTVGQIVKWLSSFNNYYSKCQEEDTNIVQEIKYLVDTLDHPENKNKKLSELRLSKDKNEQLQLVIEKITNDLELHGIANLALLDRSTNSKLGNNIFIDKRKVVLDLYYAAKDKGVFIPECTKDVFTKNFSKENENISDEFFALKDMSDYKQHIKNQLDFYYQ, encoded by the coding sequence ATGAGAGAAAAAAATAATATAGCATTTATTCCCATCAATCAGTTGAAGGATAAACATTTTGTTGTAAAAGAATATCAACGTGGATACAAATGGGAGAGCGAACAGATCTTGGCTTTACTAAAAGATATTCATTATCATAAAACTGGAAAGTATTCTTTGCAACCTTTAATAACAGATGAAAAGACAGAAGGCATTGAGTTGATTGATGGACAACAGAGAGTAACCACAATTTATTTATTGCTATTCTTTTTAGGAGAAAGAGAATATTTCTCTATCGATTATCAAACACGTAAAGCTTCGCAGTCATTTATCGCAGAAAAAATAGATGAAATGCACTCTGCTTTAACTGAAAATAAAGGTTGGGAAACTTTTATATCAGAAATTAATATAGATCATTGTTTAAATTATAACAATGTTGACATATTTCATTTCTACTTGGTTTACACAGAAATATTTCAGTGGTTTAACGATAAATCTGAAGTTTTTAAGGATGATTTCAAATCAAAAATTTTGAATCAAGTAAATATCATTTGGTATGATATAAAAAACAATGAGAAAACTTTAAATGCTGAAGATGTTTTCTTGAATCTGAATGCAGGAAAAATACCTCTTACAAATTCTGAATTAATTAAAGCACTTTTTATTTTGGATGTTCAAAATAGATTTCAAAACGATATTGCTTCTTTAAAAACAGCAGAATTGGCAACAGAATGGGACAATATTGAAAATCAATTGCACGAGCCTGACTTTTGGTACTTCATCTGTGACCACGACTATTATAAAAATTTGGATACCCGTATTGATTTGGTAATTGATCTTACCAATAAAATAATTCCAAAAAAAGATTGGGACGGTATGGACGCATACCGTTATTATGAAAAAGAATTTTTTGAAGAAAAGCAATTGAAATGGGAAAGCATAAAACAAACTTTTAATAAACTAAATGAATGGTATAGAGATAAACAACTGTACCATTTTGTAGGCTATATCATTGTTACTCGTTTGAGAAAACTTTCAGAGGTAATAAAATTAAGCAGAGGGAAAAGTAAAATAGATTTTAAAAATGAATTAATTGATATCATTAAAGATGAATTGAAAAGAACAAAAAATGTCGAGGACAACAAGCTAAAGCAAATTTATGATATTGATACTATTAATTATGAAGATGACAGGGTAGAATGTCAAAATCTTTTATTGTTGCTCAATGTTCAATATTTCCTTAACAATTCAAGTCACAATAAATTTCCTTTCGATTTGTATAAAAGTGAATTTTGGAGTGTAGAACACATTAACCCTCAAAACCCAAAAGATTTTAAAACAGTTGGTCAGATTGTAAAATGGTTATCATCATTTAATAATTATTACAGTAAGTGCCAGGAAGAAGATACTAACATCGTTCAAGAAATTAAATATTTAGTTGACACTTTAGATCATCCAGAAAATAAAAATAAAAAGCTCTCGGAATTGAGATTATCAAAAGATAAAAATGAACAATTACAGCTTGTCATCGAAAAAATCACCAATGATTTAGAGTTACACGGAATAGCAAATCTTGCTTTACTTGATAGAAGCACTAACAGTAAATTAGGGAACAATATATTCATCGATAAAAGAAAAGTTGTTTTAGATCTTTATTATGCAGCTAAAGATAAAGGAGTTTTTATACCGGAATGTACTAAAGATGTCTTCACTAAAAACTTTTCAAAAGAAAACGAAAATATTTCTGACGAATTTTTTGCCTTAAAAGATATGAGTGACTATAAGCAACACATCAAAAACCAATTAGATTTTTATTACCAATAG
- a CDS encoding IS5 family transposase: protein MLGKIKPDLQQNLFKTRLTELINMEHPLVKLANEISWDEMEAEFEKLFSQGGRPSIAIRKIAGMLLLKEMFKESDETVVERWIENAYWQYFTGEDFFQTQQPFDPSNFVHFRKRIGEKGLEFLLGQSVSLHPKAKTEDEVQIDTTVQEKNITFPTDSKLAKKVIDNCVKIAEKEGVIQRQSYKRVSKQLLRDAYFGHHPRRQKKAKMARKKLRTIGKRVLRELERKLPSTILKDYEEVFRIYLKALTQERNTKDKIYSLHEPQVACIAKGKSGKAYEFGTKVAVVRGRKTGVISSIKRFSGNPHDSKTLEESLAQSERVRKSVGGTRPKKVSTDRGFRGIKLVEGTVILLPTKKEKTKYEQQVARLRFRARAAIEPCISHLKRNHSLGLNFLKGVAGDINNALLAGIGYNLKMRLNQIKEQIILWLEILLRTFLCKYNFQNEKRAF from the coding sequence ATGTTAGGTAAAATAAAACCAGATTTACAGCAAAATTTATTCAAGACCAGACTTACCGAACTCATTAATATGGAGCATCCGTTGGTAAAATTGGCAAACGAGATTTCTTGGGACGAGATGGAGGCAGAGTTTGAAAAACTATTTTCACAAGGCGGAAGACCTTCTATTGCTATCCGTAAAATAGCAGGAATGCTTTTACTTAAGGAAATGTTTAAAGAAAGCGACGAAACGGTTGTAGAAAGATGGATTGAGAATGCGTATTGGCAATATTTTACGGGCGAAGATTTTTTTCAGACCCAGCAGCCTTTTGATCCGAGCAATTTTGTACACTTTAGAAAGAGAATTGGCGAGAAGGGGTTAGAATTCCTTTTAGGACAAAGCGTTTCTCTTCATCCTAAAGCCAAAACAGAAGATGAAGTTCAGATTGACACTACGGTTCAGGAGAAGAATATTACGTTTCCTACGGATTCAAAATTGGCAAAAAAAGTAATAGACAATTGCGTAAAAATAGCTGAAAAAGAAGGGGTAATTCAAAGACAAAGTTATAAAAGAGTAAGCAAACAATTATTGCGAGATGCTTATTTTGGGCACCATCCGAGAAGACAGAAGAAGGCAAAAATGGCAAGGAAGAAACTCAGAACGATTGGCAAAAGAGTGCTTCGGGAATTGGAAAGAAAACTTCCTTCAACTATTTTGAAAGACTACGAAGAAGTTTTTAGAATTTACCTCAAAGCACTCACTCAAGAACGCAATACGAAAGACAAGATTTACAGTCTTCACGAACCTCAAGTGGCTTGTATTGCGAAAGGAAAATCGGGAAAGGCATACGAGTTTGGGACAAAAGTGGCGGTAGTTCGAGGAAGGAAAACAGGGGTCATCAGTTCCATAAAAAGATTTTCAGGCAATCCTCACGATAGCAAAACATTGGAAGAATCATTAGCACAAAGTGAGCGAGTAAGAAAATCCGTTGGAGGAACAAGACCTAAGAAAGTGAGTACAGACCGAGGTTTTAGAGGAATAAAATTAGTAGAAGGAACGGTAATTTTGCTTCCCACCAAAAAAGAAAAAACAAAATATGAGCAACAAGTTGCAAGATTGAGATTCCGAGCAAGAGCAGCGATAGAGCCTTGTATCTCCCATCTAAAAAGAAACCACTCCTTAGGATTAAACTTCCTTAAAGGAGTAGCTGGAGATATTAATAATGCCTTATTAGCAGGCATCGGATACAATCTGAAGATGAGATTGAACCAAATTAAAGAGCAAATCATTCTTTGGCTCGAAATTCTTCTCCGAACTTTTTTATGCAAGTATAATTTTCAAAATGAGAAACGAGCTTTTTAA
- a CDS encoding AAA domain-containing protein, protein MQKNATSHLKSKAIYIDGKNRTAEIESYNFNGEKCTVIYKNNGKSYSYNKSKIQIVKSTIQTKNAESIFSYLKEIAETVGLTTEEGGNTLAKSYERLSFIPENSILSHYLNQKQPERKEHPSPIEIFPFGFNLSQKDAVNEAFSNPLSVIEGPPGTGKTQTILNIIANAVMNDQSVAVVSSNNSATKNVFEKLEKNNISFIAALLGNSANKKEFVDSQTPIPDLSEWKLSHEETQTITESNSLLFAQLKEKLEFKNELALLNLELKNLETEHHHFSSTNALFVDLRFKKDVTSEQLLSLWITIENYEKSGKKLNWWRKLIFPFLYGVRDKNFYELPYQELIKLTQHKYYLTKISELTIRQQQLESELQNFSFESKMKAYTDASMQLFRNKLSQKYNGKERPEYTVGDLRFKSEDFISDYPVIMSTTYSLRNSLDEKVMYDFVIIDESSQVDLATGALALSCAKKAVIVGDLKQLPNVVDKNNTVKTDRIFDNYQLPEAYRYSNHSLLLSITELFADIPKTLLKEHYRCHPQIIDFCNRKFYNNQLIILSEAQSDRNPLIVYKTVAGNHARNLTNQRQIDVIIQDIIPNESLESTDLGIVTPYRKQTSALQNTFKGTKIKADTVDKFQGRENDVIILSTVDNEISDFTDNANRLNVAISRAKDQLILLVNGNESEKDNNISDLIRYIDYHNFDIVNSEINSIFDYLYKGYEEKLKEFLSNQKKKSIYDSENLMYFLIKEVLSLEEFSKYDVVLHFPLRNLISDYSKLSDEEEKYARHHATHLDFIVYNKLGKNPVLAIEVDGYEYHRAESRQGERDVMKNEILEKYNIPLLRFSTTGSGERERLMEKLVDL, encoded by the coding sequence ATGCAAAAAAACGCAACCTCACATCTAAAATCTAAAGCCATCTACATCGACGGCAAAAACAGAACCGCTGAAATAGAATCATACAATTTTAATGGTGAAAAGTGCACGGTAATTTATAAAAATAACGGTAAATCTTATTCTTATAACAAAAGCAAAATTCAAATTGTAAAATCTACCATTCAAACCAAAAATGCAGAAAGCATATTCAGTTATCTAAAAGAAATCGCTGAAACCGTAGGACTAACAACAGAGGAAGGCGGTAACACTCTTGCGAAAAGCTACGAAAGATTATCTTTTATACCGGAGAACTCAATTCTCTCCCACTATCTTAATCAAAAACAGCCGGAAAGAAAAGAACATCCCTCTCCTATCGAAATTTTCCCATTTGGTTTTAATCTGAGCCAGAAAGATGCAGTAAATGAAGCATTTTCTAATCCGTTAAGTGTAATTGAAGGTCCTCCCGGAACAGGAAAAACACAAACCATTCTCAACATCATCGCCAATGCTGTGATGAATGATCAAAGCGTAGCAGTAGTTTCCAGCAATAATTCTGCAACGAAGAATGTTTTTGAAAAGCTTGAAAAAAATAACATTTCGTTTATTGCAGCATTACTTGGTAATTCAGCCAATAAAAAAGAGTTCGTAGATTCGCAAACGCCAATCCCTGACCTTTCGGAATGGAAGTTATCGCATGAAGAAACTCAGACAATCACAGAATCTAACAGCCTGCTTTTTGCGCAACTTAAAGAAAAACTGGAATTTAAAAATGAACTCGCATTACTGAATCTTGAACTTAAAAATCTTGAAACAGAGCATCATCATTTTTCATCCACCAACGCCTTATTTGTAGACCTCCGATTTAAAAAGGACGTCACATCAGAACAGTTGCTTTCGCTTTGGATTACTATCGAGAACTACGAAAAATCCGGTAAAAAATTAAACTGGTGGAGAAAGCTGATCTTTCCATTCCTCTACGGTGTTCGTGACAAAAACTTTTATGAACTGCCTTATCAAGAACTGATCAAATTAACTCAGCACAAATATTATCTCACAAAAATTTCAGAGCTTACTATAAGACAGCAGCAGTTGGAATCTGAACTGCAAAACTTCTCCTTCGAAAGTAAAATGAAGGCTTATACTGATGCCTCCATGCAACTGTTCAGAAACAAACTGAGTCAAAAGTATAACGGAAAAGAAAGACCTGAATATACCGTCGGAGATCTGCGTTTTAAATCTGAAGATTTTATAAGTGACTATCCTGTCATTATGAGTACAACCTATTCATTAAGAAACAGTCTTGACGAGAAAGTAATGTATGATTTTGTAATCATAGATGAATCTTCTCAGGTAGATTTAGCGACTGGTGCGCTTGCTCTATCCTGTGCTAAAAAAGCTGTAATTGTGGGTGATCTGAAACAGCTTCCGAATGTGGTGGATAAAAACAATACTGTAAAAACAGACCGTATTTTTGATAACTATCAACTGCCTGAAGCGTACCGTTATTCCAATCATAGCTTATTATTATCCATAACAGAATTATTTGCAGACATTCCCAAAACACTTTTAAAAGAACATTACCGATGTCATCCTCAGATCATCGATTTCTGTAACCGCAAGTTTTACAATAACCAACTGATTATTTTATCAGAAGCACAGTCCGACCGAAACCCTCTCATCGTCTATAAAACCGTTGCAGGAAACCACGCCAGAAATCTTACCAATCAACGGCAAATCGATGTCATCATTCAGGACATTATCCCAAATGAAAGCCTTGAATCAACTGATCTTGGAATCGTAACACCTTACCGAAAACAGACATCAGCTCTGCAGAATACATTTAAAGGAACAAAAATAAAAGCAGATACGGTAGACAAATTTCAGGGAAGAGAAAACGATGTGATCATATTATCGACAGTTGATAATGAAATATCTGATTTTACAGATAACGCCAACCGCCTTAACGTTGCCATTTCGAGAGCAAAAGATCAACTGATTTTACTGGTGAATGGAAACGAAAGCGAGAAAGACAATAATATCTCCGATCTTATCCGCTATATCGATTACCACAATTTCGATATTGTTAACAGTGAAATCAATTCTATTTTTGATTACCTTTACAAAGGATATGAAGAAAAACTGAAAGAATTTCTATCAAATCAAAAGAAAAAATCAATCTACGACAGCGAGAATCTCATGTACTTTTTGATCAAAGAAGTTTTATCATTAGAAGAATTTTCAAAATATGATGTTGTTCTTCATTTTCCTTTAAGAAATCTTATCTCAGATTACAGTAAACTCTCTGATGAAGAAGAAAAATATGCCCGACATCACGCCACCCATCTTGATTTTATAGTCTACAACAAGCTTGGAAAAAATCCTGTTTTAGCGATAGAAGTAGACGGTTATGAATATCACAGAGCAGAAAGCCGACAAGGTGAAAGGGATGTGATGAAAAATGAGATTTTAGAAAAGTATAATATTCCCTTATTGAGGTTTTCGACGACGGGAAGTGGGGAAAGGGAGAGATTGATGGAAAAACTGGTTGATTTGTAG
- a CDS encoding PIN domain-containing protein, with product MLKTRNVYIDTEVFISNNFFDSTNLKRLFQFGKDETINLYLTEITENEIRNNIREEILTTQNELNLFKKNIASKGKVLKNFEKFKPYFDLPKLEIDLNLKELSNKLEEFIGEGKIKYIPYELADIKVVVDKYFKQMSPFNGGKKKHEFPDAIVLSAIENWCKKYDQKIYFISGDPDFKTYTSGNIIILPNLKILLDQINRQLDIDKKKLIDWILSVFEYNEHIIIEKINEKFVETIYDEIGYTIEATNIEVIETTLFDPSFVQENDSNDEYIFQIDFDINFTAQIIFDDHSLSFYDKEDDCYYNVGKAQRSIEMHITKTAEIAIEAHYELGEEPESAGVSVTCTYTSTPSEYDLLDEAENDYD from the coding sequence ATGCTTAAAACAAGAAATGTGTATATCGATACAGAAGTCTTTATATCAAATAATTTTTTTGATAGTACTAACTTAAAACGTCTATTTCAGTTTGGAAAGGATGAAACAATAAATCTTTACTTGACAGAAATCACAGAAAATGAGATACGGAATAATATTAGAGAAGAAATTTTGACTACTCAGAATGAGTTAAATTTGTTCAAGAAAAACATTGCGAGTAAAGGTAAAGTTTTAAAAAATTTTGAGAAATTTAAGCCTTATTTCGATCTGCCAAAATTAGAAATAGATTTAAATCTCAAAGAGCTGTCAAATAAATTAGAAGAATTTATCGGAGAAGGTAAAATTAAGTACATTCCTTATGAATTGGCAGACATTAAAGTTGTTGTTGATAAGTATTTTAAACAAATGTCTCCGTTCAACGGCGGTAAAAAGAAACATGAATTTCCTGATGCAATTGTATTATCAGCTATCGAAAATTGGTGCAAAAAGTATGACCAAAAAATTTATTTTATAAGTGGTGATCCTGACTTTAAAACTTATACGTCTGGAAATATAATCATTCTACCTAATTTAAAGATACTTTTAGACCAAATAAATAGACAATTAGATATTGACAAAAAGAAACTCATCGATTGGATTTTATCTGTTTTTGAGTACAATGAGCATATCATCATTGAGAAAATTAATGAAAAATTTGTCGAAACAATATATGATGAAATTGGTTATACAATAGAAGCAACTAATATCGAGGTTATTGAGACCACGCTGTTTGATCCCTCGTTTGTACAAGAGAACGATTCGAATGATGAATATATCTTTCAAATTGATTTTGATATAAATTTTACCGCACAGATCATTTTTGATGATCACAGTTTGAGCTTTTATGACAAAGAAGATGATTGTTACTATAATGTTGGAAAAGCACAAAGAAGTATTGAAATGCATATCACGAAAACAGCTGAAATTGCTATTGAGGCTCATTATGAGTTGGGAGAAGAGCCAGAGAGTGCAGGTGTATCTGTAACTTGTACCTATACAAGTACACCTAGCGAATATGATCTTCTTGATGAAGCTGAAAATGATTATGACTAA
- a CDS encoding abortive infection system antitoxin AbiGi family protein has translation MPDYVIDLHKTFSPSKMFVPFVHFTDNFEKLCKIIEEGFMVNYCTETLSNNDRDIRSAFPMISLSNLTIDQGKYALASYGTFGIALTKRFVEKYKFNPVLYLDRHSDITKYVVNSFDTIKENYWEGRLESHLFNEDSKSELVLFSRNLMTQFAYSKNYDAELVRKGFLIDKNYRFGLEREWRLVHKEKNIKYFLIKEEVDNKRKFNEIIRDVRYTIEFEDLEEILVEADYQVDIVKKILQNKFGKADVKISINTRRHMDDEG, from the coding sequence ATGCCAGATTATGTAATTGATCTTCACAAAACATTTTCACCATCAAAAATGTTTGTTCCATTTGTTCATTTTACTGATAATTTTGAAAAGTTATGCAAAATTATAGAGGAAGGATTTATGGTAAACTATTGTACCGAAACCCTTTCGAATAATGATAGAGACATTAGGTCTGCATTTCCTATGATTTCACTTTCTAATTTGACAATCGATCAAGGTAAATATGCTTTAGCATCTTATGGAACATTTGGTATTGCTCTTACAAAAAGATTCGTTGAAAAATATAAATTTAATCCTGTTTTATATTTAGATAGACATTCTGATATTACAAAATATGTAGTGAATTCATTTGATACCATTAAAGAAAATTATTGGGAAGGAAGACTCGAAAGCCATCTTTTTAATGAGGATTCCAAAAGTGAACTGGTGTTATTTTCCAGAAATCTGATGACACAATTTGCTTACTCCAAAAATTATGATGCTGAACTTGTGAGAAAAGGTTTCTTAATAGATAAAAATTATAGGTTCGGACTGGAAAGAGAATGGCGATTAGTACATAAAGAAAAAAATATAAAATACTTTCTAATAAAAGAAGAGGTTGATAACAAGAGGAAGTTTAACGAAATTATTAGAGATGTAAGATACACAATAGAATTTGAGGACTTAGAGGAGATTTTGGTTGAAGCTGATTATCAGGTGGATATTGTTAAAAAAATTCTTCAAAATAAATTCGGAAAGGCTGATGTTAAAATTTCAATTAACACAAGACGACATATGGATGATGAAGGATAA